A genomic window from Planctomycetia bacterium includes:
- a CDS encoding Hpt domain-containing protein, with protein MNLPNTPLYSALGSDPDFADLVDLYVDEMPERIVQLQALFAAEKWDELRRSAHQIKGAAGSYGFPQLTPIAGRLEHALSTAQPEAEIQANLEKLLALCAAVRAGAPDADFGAR; from the coding sequence ATGAATCTCCCGAATACGCCCCTTTATTCCGCTCTCGGGTCCGATCCCGATTTCGCGGATCTCGTCGATTTATATGTCGACGAAATGCCGGAACGGATCGTCCAACTCCAAGCACTGTTCGCCGCCGAGAAGTGGGACGAGTTGCGGCGCTCGGCCCATCAGATCAAAGGGGCAGCCGGAAGTTACGGCTTCCCCCAACTGACGCCGATCGCCGGACGCTTGGAACATGCGCTGTCGACCGCGCAGCCCGAAGCGGAGATCCAAGCGAATCTCGAAAAGCTCTTAGCGCTCTGCGCAGCGGTGCGAGCCGGCGCTCCCGATGCCGACTTCGGCGCGCGATGA
- a CDS encoding response regulator — protein MSDSGVIRTILHVDDDPQFTVWMQRLLSRKGYDVVSLNDPTQTIDEIMRHGYRIVLLDIDMPTIDGIELLRRIKEYDGGIQVVMLTGLVTMGNAMTAFRRGAEAFFVKPVEDLDALTAALDAVVYKIEHWWNALHNLTKQRRQFEAASKAAEAAGMPSDASAEISVGAPGLIVTI, from the coding sequence ATGTCCGATTCCGGCGTTATTCGCACGATCTTACACGTCGACGACGATCCGCAGTTCACGGTTTGGATGCAACGACTGCTGAGCCGCAAGGGTTACGACGTCGTCTCGCTCAACGATCCGACGCAGACGATCGACGAGATCATGCGCCACGGCTATCGCATCGTGCTCTTGGATATCGACATGCCGACGATCGACGGCATCGAGCTGTTGCGCCGGATCAAGGAATACGACGGCGGGATCCAAGTCGTGATGCTGACGGGCCTAGTAACGATGGGGAACGCGATGACGGCGTTCCGGCGCGGCGCGGAAGCCTTCTTCGTCAAGCCGGTGGAAGATCTCGACGCCTTGACCGCAGCGCTCGACGCCGTCGTTTATAAAATCGAGCATTGGTGGAACGCGCTGCATAACCTCACCAAACAGCGCCGTCAGTTCGAAGCGGCGAGTAAGGCCGCGGAAGCAGCCGGGATGCCGAGTGATGCGAGCGCGGAAATTTCCGTCGGCGCGCCAGGCTTAATCGTCACGATCTAA
- a CDS encoding DUF1598 domain-containing protein produces the protein MALLAHRRFAEVARKLMLGLVAGWTLTTLLPTSLLPSAAAADLPERIRAQAEAGEFSTAFAAAGRLPVAERDEALRNIAAIQAKVGSGRAALETVGSIRSDRLRSDILAQFGTTSNFDSGGITARPANGGQGGAARPDFESLIELMTSTIAPESWREAGGTQGEVKSHRGGVFVDATGGMKPIVDAEQLARLGSLRREAARGTAGVSARSTSSLRKVSLTRLERELQLRAARGLAPTEELATLAGLQKIQYVLVYPESGDVVLAGPAGDWYVGRENRLLAVDTDRPVVLLDDLVNLMRREFLAGGNFGCSIDPTPEGLQKVTAFVTESNKKPLAPGARPKWMDGLRDALGPQKITVDGLDPTTRAARILVEADYRMKLVGIGREESVPNVPSYLDMVKKSKGTPPAMDLLRWWFTLNYDALLTSPEHDVYELRGQGIKLLSENEFLAARGQRVQSGRSDNLNQEFAVNFTKNFPLLAQKYPIYAELQNIFDLALVCAVLKQDGVCDRIEWQRSGFMNPRVVQIEHGFTPTTVDTVVNSREISKSLIVASVSGGVTVDVTPVAQPKSMEVDSRGQLLKLRQSVAPKELANSAWWWD, from the coding sequence ATGGCGTTGCTCGCTCACCGTCGGTTCGCAGAAGTCGCTCGCAAACTCATGCTCGGCCTCGTCGCAGGCTGGACGCTTACGACGTTGTTGCCGACGAGCCTGTTGCCGAGCGCCGCAGCCGCGGACCTACCGGAACGAATTCGCGCCCAGGCGGAAGCGGGAGAGTTTTCCACCGCGTTCGCCGCCGCCGGCCGGTTGCCCGTCGCCGAACGAGACGAAGCCCTGCGCAACATCGCCGCCATTCAAGCGAAAGTCGGCTCCGGCCGGGCCGCGTTGGAAACGGTCGGCTCGATTCGCAGCGACCGGCTCCGGAGCGATATCCTCGCACAATTCGGCACCACGTCGAACTTCGACTCCGGCGGCATCACGGCCCGCCCCGCCAACGGCGGCCAAGGTGGAGCTGCTCGCCCCGACTTCGAATCGTTGATCGAGTTGATGACCTCGACCATCGCCCCTGAATCGTGGCGCGAGGCCGGCGGAACCCAAGGGGAAGTGAAGTCGCACCGTGGCGGCGTGTTCGTCGATGCCACGGGCGGGATGAAGCCGATCGTCGATGCCGAACAGCTGGCCCGACTCGGCAGCTTGCGACGCGAAGCGGCTCGCGGCACCGCCGGGGTCTCGGCTCGCAGCACTTCCTCGCTCCGTAAGGTTTCGCTGACCCGACTCGAACGAGAACTCCAACTGCGCGCAGCGCGCGGCTTAGCTCCGACGGAAGAGCTTGCCACGCTCGCCGGGTTGCAAAAGATTCAATATGTGCTCGTCTACCCGGAATCGGGCGACGTGGTGCTCGCCGGTCCGGCCGGCGACTGGTATGTCGGTCGTGAAAATCGTCTGCTCGCCGTCGACACCGATCGACCGGTCGTGTTGCTCGACGACCTCGTGAACCTGATGCGTCGCGAGTTCTTGGCCGGCGGCAATTTCGGTTGCTCGATCGATCCGACGCCCGAAGGGCTGCAGAAGGTCACGGCTTTCGTGACCGAATCGAACAAGAAGCCGCTTGCCCCCGGGGCTCGGCCGAAGTGGATGGACGGTCTCCGCGATGCCCTTGGCCCGCAAAAGATCACGGTCGATGGGCTCGACCCGACGACCCGAGCCGCACGCATTCTCGTCGAAGCCGATTATCGGATGAAGCTCGTCGGCATCGGCCGTGAAGAGAGCGTGCCGAACGTCCCGAGCTATCTCGACATGGTGAAGAAGAGCAAGGGAACGCCTCCGGCGATGGACCTGCTCCGCTGGTGGTTTACGCTCAACTACGATGCCCTGCTCACCTCGCCGGAGCACGACGTATACGAGCTTCGCGGTCAGGGGATCAAGCTCTTGAGCGAAAACGAATTTCTGGCCGCTCGCGGACAGCGTGTGCAGTCGGGCCGCTCGGATAACTTGAACCAGGAGTTCGCCGTGAACTTCACGAAGAACTTCCCGTTGCTCGCTCAGAAATATCCGATCTATGCCGAGCTCCAAAACATCTTCGACTTGGCCTTGGTTTGTGCCGTGTTGAAGCAAGACGGCGTCTGCGATCGGATCGAATGGCAACGCTCCGGGTTCATGAATCCGCGCGTCGTGCAGATCGAACACGGCTTCACGCCGACAACGGTCGACACCGTGGTCAACAGCCGCGAGATCTCGAAGTCGTTGATCGTCGCCTCGGTCAGCGGTGGCGTGACCGTCGATGTCACCCCGGTCGCGCAGCCGAAGTCGATGGAAGTCGACTCGCGCGGTCAGCTGTTGAAGCTTCGCCAAAGCGTCGCTCCGAAAGAACTCGCGAACTCGGCTTGGTGGTGGGATTAA